A window of Massilia sp. NR 4-1 genomic DNA:
GCTTGCAGCTTGCGGTGCTCGTCGCTCAGGGCAAAGCCCAGCATCACGTTGTCGCGGCTGGCCTTGACGCTATTCGCGCCGGTCAACGCCTTGAGCCAGAAGTCGAATCCGCCCTGGTCCGGTTCGCGGCCCAGCACCTGCTGATACAGCTTGGTCAGGAAGGCCTTGTCGTCGAGTTTATCCATGCCGGCGGCAAGCCACTCCTTCGATGCGGCGAAGGACTTCGCCACGCTGGCCAGCGATTCGCCGGTGCCGGTGTAGAAGTTCAGACCACCGATATCGGCGGCGCGCCCGAACGCGGCGTGGTACAGCAGGCCCAGATCGACCAGCTTGCCCTTGCCGGCATTGAGGAAGGCCAGCTCCGGCAGCTTGTTCAGCTCCGTCACCTGCACGGTCTCGTTCTGGCCTGGTGCGAACACGGCCTGGTCGTGGGTCGCCACAATCTCGCCTTTCGCATTCACGCTGAAGCTCCATGCGCCCTGGTCGCTGCGGCCGCCTTGCAGCACGTCGTTGCCGGTATCGCCGATCAGGGTATCGTTGCCGATGCCGCCGGCCAGGAAGTCGTTGTCGGCGCCGCCATCGAGGATGTCGTTGCCGCCCGCGCTGCCCAGGATATCGTTGCCGCCGCCGCCTTTGAGCACGTCGTCATCGGCGCCGAGGAAGATGTTCTGGCTGGCGTTGTCGCCCACCACGTAGTTGCGGCCGTCGCCGCCGCGCAGCGTCGCTTCGCCAACGATGGCAGCGAAGTCCACATTATTCAGCTGCAGCACGGCGCCCTTGGTCAGGTGGCTGGTGTCGATCACCAGGCCAATCGCGGTACTGTTTGCACTGCCGTCCGTTGGCGTGGCGGAGCTGCCGCTGATCAGGATCGGCTGCTTGATATCGCTGCCGGCGGCCAAGGTCGGCGTAATCGTCTTGCTCAGCACCGTCACGTCCTTGCCCAGGCTATCGAGGAAGGAAGTTCCCTGGCCTTTCATATCTTTCTGCGTCGACGAGGCGGCATCGGTTTTCTGCTCAATGCGGCGGATCAGATCCAGCAAGGCTTGCTCCTTGCTGAGCAGGACGGTCGAGCCTTCCGCCGCCAGGCCCGCACCCACCGGCAAGCTCACGGTCAGCTTGGCTTCGCGGCCGCCGCTGGCAACGTCCAGGCCGATATCGGCCAGGCCTTTGTTCGGCGTCTTGCTGTCATCCTGGCGACTTGCAGTCACGGTCGGCACAGTGACAGTGGAACTCGTGGTGCCGGTCACCGCATCGGCCGTCGTGCTCTTATTCACCGGCACGCCATCCACCACTTCCGCGACCGGCTGCGGCGTCACCGGGTCTGGACGCGGAACCGGTGGCGTTGGCGGTTCCGGCTTGCGTTCCACAATAAACACGCGTCCAAGCTCGGCAACCGCTTTCGCAGCGTTGCCGGCCTGGTCCCTGATCGAATCGCCGTTCAGGCTAACGATATACGTCCCGTATTCGTCCTTGTCCCAGCTGCCGCCAGGAGCGCTGACAATATAGCGCATGGAATTGGAGCCGATCGCCTCGGCTTTGACGATCGTCAGCTCATGCCCTCGGCCATCCTTGATGCTCAGGTTCTCTGCTTTCAGGGAGCTTGGGTCCACCCCAACTCCGCTGCCCAGCATGCCGGACTGTAAGCCCAGCTCAAGGGAAAAGCTGTTCAGGGCAGGATCCGGCGACGTTTGCCATTGCATGGAAATATTGGGCGCAGTCGTGATCAACTCGTAATCATGGGTGAAGGCTTGCCCCCGGTTCCCGGCCTCGTCCTGCACCCATACCGAGAAACTGCCCTTGCCAGTCCATAGGATTGAGCTCAGATCGACCGACCAGCTCAGCGGATCCTGCGGATCGACCACCAGCTTGGCGGCATTGTGATTGGTGAACTCAAGCCGGCCCACCTCCCCCGCCGCCAGCGGCGCATCAAACTTACCGGTCAGCGTCTGCGTCTTGGAGTTGAATATGAAATCGGTGGACGACATGCCGGTGTCGTTCGAGAGCGCCACATCCTTGATGGTCCGCACTGGGGCGACCCGGTCCACCACATACGCTTGTTCAGCGATAATCTCGCTTTTCCCCTGGCCGTCACTCAGTTTGAACTGCAGCACATCGCTACCGCTCAGGTCCACGCTCTTCCAGATCACCTTGTTCCCAGGCTTGTCGCTGATCAGCACCCAGGTCTTGCCGTGGTCCACGCTGCCGAACAGGCTCTGGCCTTCCTTCAAGGGCTTGCTCAGCGTCCCCGAAATGTCTTCCTTGGACTTATTGGTCAGCATACTGGTATTGAGGCCGCTGAAACTCAGGCCAATCATCTGCACTTCCGGCGCCGCCACCTCCACCTCGATCTGGCGTTCGGCGCTGGCGACGCCGTCGCTGACCACCACGGTAAAGCTGTCCGTGCCGCTAAAGCCAGGCGCCGCTTTATAGGTCAGCGTGCCCGTGGGCGTAATGTCCGTGCTGCCGCTGTCGGCGCTGGCGTCGATCATGAGCGTGCCATGGCCGGCCTTGCCGCTGCCCGCCGTCCATTGCAGCTTCTGGCCGCTATCGGCATCGCTGGCATGCAGCAGAGCGCCTAGGTCGATGACGCCGCCATTCGAGACGATTTTGAGCGGCGAAATATCGCCCACGAAGACAGGGGCGGTATTCACCACCGCTGGCGAAAGCTTCAGATTGTCCACCGCCCATTCCTGCTTGGGATCTTCAGGGCGGATGGTGATCCAGCTGGCATTGCTCAAAATGGCGCGGTCCGCCGGGTCGGTGAAAAGAATGGTTCCGGTTTTCTCCGCCACCGTCACGGTAACGGTCCGGCCCTGATTCGAGATCAGGAATTTGCCGATGGGCTGGTTCGGCGAATAGATCGACAGGGCTTCGAAATTAAACGGTTTGCCGTCATCGAATTGAACCACCAGGCGGTTGGTGGTGTGGTGTGACTCGTCAGGCTTGAGCTGCAGGTAGGAGCCCAGCATGGCGGGTTCTCCCTGCCCAGTCCCCTCGTTATATGTACTTACCTTGATATCGGTCTGTAGTGTCAACCTATGACCGTCCTGCTCCTGCACAAGTCCATCGCCATCCCTCAAGGGCGTGGCAGTTTCGAGATCGAAGGATACAAAATCAGGCGGCGCAGCATTGACGGTCATCGTTTTTACCAGTAAAGAAATAAACGATGATAATTATAATTGCTTTGCATCAATTTTTCGGGGGAATATTACATGGAAGCAAAGGAATTTTGATAGAGATCAATTTTCACCAGGCAGCAAGATGCTGGGACCGGCATCCGCTGATCGCACCAATTTACTGGCGGATTGCAGATCCGGTCGCTTGCGCTATTTACTGAACGTCCAGCAGCTCGACATCAAAGATCAGGTTCGAGTTCGGTGGAATCGGGCCAATGCCATTCGCGCCGTAGCCCATCTCCGCCGGCACAATAATCGTGCGCTTTCCTCCCACCTTCATGCCCTGTACCCCTACATCCCAGCCCTTGATTACCTGGCCGCCGTCGACCTTGAAGGAGAACGGCGAACGCCCCGCCGATGAATCAAACTTGGCGCCATGCTGAGACTCAGCCTTCGGCTCGTACAGCCAGCCCGTGTAATTGACTACGGCGGTAGAACCAGCGGTAGCCTCCTTGCCAGTGCCCACCACGGCATCAATCTTTTGCAGGGAAATCGCCGGAGCGGCCTCGGACGAAGTTGGCGCAGGCGGCTCAGCGCGCTTGCAAGCGGACATGGCAAGGGCCATCGTCAGGGCAACGGCCGAATAGGAAAGCAATTTTTTCAAATGGATATCTCGCATGAGTGAAGGAATGATGATAAATGCCGCAGCAGCATACATCTTGCAGGACTATGAGTACAAGAGCCTGCTCGTGACGTGCCGGACCTGTCAGGAATTTTGTGTGCGGGGCCAAAGTTTAGTTAACTAATCACGCCAGTTCCTTACGGTCCTTCCAGGAGGCCAGTACCAAGGAATTACGGATCAGATGGACGATGCACGTTTGAATTTGCGCCGGCGGATAAACCGCTTCGATGGCTTCGGGGAAGCCGCGCAGGCCATCGACCAAGGCGATCAACACGTCGTTCAAGCCCCGGTTTTTCAGCTCGTTGAAGACCCTCAACCAGAACTTGGCGCCTTCCGTTTGCTCAATCCACAGAAGCGGTCAGCCAGCATCCCGCATCGCAGGTTGAACAACTGACGCCGCGCCTGTGGAAGACGCTGTTCGCCAACAATCCACTGCGCTCTGACCTTTACCAACGCGGCGGACAAATCGTCATGGCCAACGCATCCAGCGCTGGCTAGG
This region includes:
- a CDS encoding FKBP-type peptidyl-prolyl cis-trans isomerase translates to MYAAAAFIIIPSLMRDIHLKKLLSYSAVALTMALAMSACKRAEPPAPTSSEAAPAISLQKIDAVVGTGKEATAGSTAVVNYTGWLYEPKAESQHGAKFDSSAGRSPFSFKVDGGQVIKGWDVGVQGMKVGGKRTIIVPAEMGYGANGIGPIPPNSNLIFDVELLDVQ
- a CDS encoding DUF4214 domain-containing protein; translation: MLGSYLQLKPDESHHTTNRLVVQFDDGKPFNFEALSIYSPNQPIGKFLISNQGRTVTVTVAEKTGTILFTDPADRAILSNASWITIRPEDPKQEWAVDNLKLSPAVVNTAPVFVGDISPLKIVSNGGVIDLGALLHASDADSGQKLQWTAGSGKAGHGTLMIDASADSGSTDITPTGTLTYKAAPGFSGTDSFTVVVSDGVASAERQIEVEVAAPEVQMIGLSFSGLNTSMLTNKSKEDISGTLSKPLKEGQSLFGSVDHGKTWVLISDKPGNKVIWKSVDLSGSDVLQFKLSDGQGKSEIIAEQAYVVDRVAPVRTIKDVALSNDTGMSSTDFIFNSKTQTLTGKFDAPLAAGEVGRLEFTNHNAAKLVVDPQDPLSWSVDLSSILWTGKGSFSVWVQDEAGNRGQAFTHDYELITTAPNISMQWQTSPDPALNSFSLELGLQSGMLGSGVGVDPSSLKAENLSIKDGRGHELTIVKAEAIGSNSMRYIVSAPGGSWDKDEYGTYIVSLNGDSIRDQAGNAAKAVAELGRVFIVERKPEPPTPPVPRPDPVTPQPVAEVVDGVPVNKSTTADAVTGTTSSTVTVPTVTASRQDDSKTPNKGLADIGLDVASGGREAKLTVSLPVGAGLAAEGSTVLLSKEQALLDLIRRIEQKTDAASSTQKDMKGQGTSFLDSLGKDVTVLSKTITPTLAAGSDIKQPILISGSSATPTDGSANSTAIGLVIDTSHLTKGAVLQLNNVDFAAIVGEATLRGGDGRNYVVGDNASQNIFLGADDDVLKGGGGNDILGSAGGNDILDGGADNDFLAGGIGNDTLIGDTGNDVLQGGRSDQGAWSFSVNAKGEIVATHDQAVFAPGQNETVQVTELNKLPELAFLNAGKGKLVDLGLLYHAAFGRAADIGGLNFYTGTGESLASVAKSFAASKEWLAAGMDKLDDKAFLTKLYQQVLGREPDQGGFDFWLKALTGANSVKASRDNVMLGFALSDEHRKLQAKDGVFAKVTLDKEAGWINGSGDDRLDGGAGSDVLVGGDGKDTAVYSGKQADYKILLGADGQIKVADKANADIDTLSSIEQAEFSDGTISLAFTQADAGRLKTAGLLYQAVFDRAADVGGINWWLSTQADAKQMVNGFADSAEFQKLYGKLDNAAFVHALYANSGLAADAAGGEAAWVNYLGTHSRAELVGSWIAQDAVMQAQQAGQGLWLV